Proteins co-encoded in one Bacillus paramycoides genomic window:
- the crcB gene encoding fluoride efflux transporter CrcB yields MIYIIVGIAGILGALSRYYLGLTIHTSWHHSFPLATLLINLAGCFLLAWLTTYIARRNIFSSEIITGIGTGFIGSFTTFSTFSVETVQLIHHSEWSTALLYVSCSIIGGLIMSALGYTLGDFLIKKHLTDGDHL; encoded by the coding sequence TTGATTTATATTATCGTTGGTATTGCCGGTATATTAGGAGCCCTCTCTCGTTATTATTTAGGCCTTACCATTCATACTTCATGGCATCATTCATTTCCATTAGCTACATTACTTATTAACTTAGCTGGCTGCTTCTTATTAGCTTGGCTAACTACGTATATCGCTCGGAGAAATATCTTTTCTTCAGAGATTATCACAGGCATTGGAACTGGATTTATCGGTTCCTTTACGACATTTTCGACATTCAGTGTAGAAACTGTGCAATTAATCCATCATTCTGAATGGAGTACGGCTTTGCTATATGTATCATGCAGCATAATCGGTGGCCTCATTATGTCTGCTCTTGGCTATACACTAGGTGATTTCTTAATTAAGAAACATCTTACGGATGGTGATCACTTATGA
- the crcB gene encoding fluoride efflux transporter CrcB, whose translation MMEALLVAIGGFFGAITRFAISNWFKKRNKTSFPIATFLINITGAFLLGYIIGNGVSTSWQLLLGTGFMGAFTTFSTFKLESVQLLNLKKCSTLLLYVSTTYIIGILFAFLGMKLGGI comes from the coding sequence ATGATGGAAGCTTTATTAGTAGCAATAGGCGGTTTTTTCGGTGCTATTACACGATTTGCAATTAGCAATTGGTTTAAAAAAAGAAATAAAACTTCCTTTCCAATTGCTACATTTCTCATTAATATAACAGGTGCATTTTTACTCGGATATATAATTGGCAACGGGGTCTCTACAAGTTGGCAATTATTATTAGGGACTGGATTTATGGGTGCCTTCACTACATTTTCGACGTTTAAATTAGAATCTGTTCAGCTTCTCAATCTAAAAAAATGTAGCACACTCCTTTTATACGTAAGCACTACTTACATAATCGGTATCCTCTTCGCATTCCTTGGAATGAAACTAGGCGGAATATAA
- a CDS encoding DUF3947 family protein — protein MMDHYFYSGRQVGAAITLAGAQGTIHAVNQAIQMQQQAYFAQMMQGPYMSYSQLPMQSVHYDVQPMGLFSIPYGGTYFL, from the coding sequence ATGATGGATCATTATTTTTATAGTGGTAGACAAGTGGGAGCAGCTATTACACTGGCAGGAGCACAGGGGACAATTCATGCTGTGAATCAAGCGATTCAAATGCAGCAACAAGCATATTTTGCACAAATGATGCAAGGACCGTATATGTCGTACTCACAGCTTCCGATGCAAAGTGTACATTACGATGTGCAACCAATGGGTTTATTTTCTATTCCGTATGGCGGGACATACTTCTTATGA
- a CDS encoding DUF3955 domain-containing protein: MNGGEFEMINKYVVSISFMILAIISLTIHASNSKVGANGFLEEPFFFLVPTSYVLFLSGIGVLLFEFIASKLKKSNR; the protein is encoded by the coding sequence ATGAATGGAGGAGAATTTGAAATGATAAATAAATACGTAGTATCTATTTCTTTCATGATTTTAGCGATCATTTCTTTAACTATACATGCTTCAAATAGTAAAGTGGGGGCGAATGGATTTCTTGAAGAACCTTTCTTTTTCCTAGTACCGACAAGTTATGTATTATTTTTGAGTGGTATTGGTGTATTACTATTTGAATTTATTGCTTCAAAGCTGAAAAAAAGTAATAGATAA
- a CDS encoding MFS transporter, whose product MSENNWKTKIILFLAAQTISLFGSSLVQYAIIWYITLTTSSGVMLTISTVCGFLPQIAISLFAGVWIDCYDRKKMIMLSDGVIAIATLVLAVLFLTGYKSIWLLFIVLLIRSAGTGVQTPAVNALIPQIVPKDHLMKVNGMNSSITSLIMFLSPAASAAILSIASIETTFFIDVITAMIGISIMFIIQVERHVNAESKQKSNLQGIKEGFAYLKENVFIKRLLVLLIIVMILISPAAFLTPLMVTRSFGAEMWRLTASEMTFSAGAVAGGVLIAAWGGFRNRMHTTALACALYGLLMIGLGIAPVFIMYLVFNFLIGITMPCFNTPVNVLLQEKVEPSMHGRMFSLVQIANSCALPLGMIIFGPLADMFSVEILLIYAGIFVLLCAIYVVVSKRFEV is encoded by the coding sequence ATGAGTGAAAACAATTGGAAAACGAAAATTATATTATTTTTGGCCGCTCAAACGATTTCGTTGTTCGGTTCCTCTCTCGTGCAATACGCGATTATATGGTATATCACCCTTACAACATCATCAGGAGTGATGTTGACCATTTCAACTGTTTGCGGCTTTCTACCACAAATTGCGATATCTTTGTTTGCAGGTGTTTGGATTGATTGTTATGACCGTAAAAAGATGATTATGTTATCGGATGGGGTTATAGCGATTGCGACGTTAGTCTTAGCAGTTTTATTTTTAACTGGATATAAAAGTATTTGGTTACTTTTTATAGTACTACTCATTCGTTCGGCTGGGACAGGGGTACAAACGCCCGCTGTGAATGCGTTAATCCCACAAATCGTGCCAAAAGATCATCTTATGAAAGTAAATGGGATGAATAGCAGTATTACATCTTTAATTATGTTTCTTTCTCCAGCAGCAAGTGCTGCAATTCTTTCTATTGCTAGCATTGAAACGACATTTTTTATTGATGTTATTACGGCTATGATCGGAATTAGTATTATGTTTATCATTCAAGTGGAGAGACATGTGAATGCAGAGAGTAAGCAAAAATCTAATCTACAAGGCATAAAAGAAGGCTTTGCTTATTTAAAAGAAAATGTATTTATTAAAAGGCTACTTGTTTTATTAATCATTGTCATGATTTTAATAAGTCCAGCTGCCTTTTTAACACCTTTAATGGTGACTCGTTCTTTCGGTGCAGAAATGTGGAGACTTACTGCTAGCGAGATGACTTTTAGTGCGGGGGCAGTAGCTGGTGGCGTGCTGATTGCAGCGTGGGGTGGTTTCCGTAATCGTATGCATACAACAGCGCTAGCTTGTGCGTTGTATGGACTGCTTATGATTGGACTAGGGATAGCTCCGGTATTTATTATGTATTTAGTATTTAACTTTTTAATTGGTATAACAATGCCGTGCTTCAATACACCGGTTAACGTGTTATTGCAGGAAAAAGTAGAACCTTCCATGCACGGACGAATGTTTAGTCTTGTACAAATCGCTAATTCATGCGCGCTTCCTTTAGGAATGATAATATTTGGCCCATTGGCTGATATGTTTAGTGTAGAAATTTTGTTAATTTATGCTGGGATATTCGTGCTATTATGTGCGATATATGTTGTAGTAAGTAAGAGATTTGAAGTATAA
- a CDS encoding ABC-F family ATP-binding cassette domain-containing protein, whose product MSLLKVESLSHSFIDKVLYENASFDLHKGEHMGIVGQNGAGKSTLMKILVGEIISDKGSIKWQPNIQIGHLDQYAEIDGNYTISQYLKRAFNDLYEMEDRMNKLYEESAMTGDENQLLKAAEIQELLEARDFYSVDSVINKVAAGLGIDAIGMDRIIGELSGGQRAKVILAKLLLEEPNILLLDEPTNFLDKEHVEWLANYLMNFEGAFIVVSHDFNFLEKVTSCICDVEFGTVKKYYGKYSDFVRQKEHLRKDYIRQYYAQQKKIEKTEEYIRRNIAGVNSKIAQGRRKQLQRMERIAPPSFTHKPSIHFRELPISVQTVLEVNNLEVGYDFALLPKLNFSVMGGQKLVITGFNGVGKSTLLKTIVGNIASISGGFHFSEQIKIGYYEQDLNWSNDSLTPLQIISEQFPKLNMKEIRHHLAACGVKDTHVSQEIRTLSGGEQSKVKLGGLLLSPCNFLILDEPTNHLDAEAKEALQKALIKFKGSIMLVSHEASFYLDWADGTFDIETGLVKGV is encoded by the coding sequence ATGAGTTTACTTAAAGTTGAAAGTTTATCACATAGTTTTATAGATAAAGTATTATACGAAAATGCTTCTTTTGATTTGCATAAAGGGGAGCATATGGGAATTGTTGGACAGAATGGTGCAGGAAAAAGTACGTTAATGAAAATATTGGTGGGGGAAATTATTTCTGATAAGGGGAGCATTAAGTGGCAACCTAATATTCAAATTGGACATCTTGATCAATATGCAGAAATTGATGGTAACTATACTATTTCACAATATTTAAAGCGAGCCTTTAATGATTTGTATGAAATGGAAGATAGAATGAACAAGTTATATGAAGAAAGTGCGATGACTGGAGATGAGAATCAACTATTAAAAGCGGCAGAAATTCAAGAACTGCTCGAGGCTCGTGATTTTTATTCAGTAGACAGCGTAATAAATAAGGTAGCAGCCGGTTTAGGTATTGATGCGATTGGGATGGATCGTATTATTGGTGAATTAAGCGGAGGGCAGCGTGCAAAGGTAATTTTAGCAAAGCTTTTATTAGAAGAGCCTAATATTTTATTACTAGATGAACCGACAAACTTTCTTGATAAAGAGCATGTTGAATGGCTTGCTAATTATTTAATGAATTTTGAAGGGGCGTTTATTGTCGTGTCACATGATTTTAATTTTCTAGAAAAAGTGACTTCTTGTATATGTGATGTAGAGTTTGGAACGGTGAAGAAGTATTACGGAAAATACTCGGATTTTGTAAGACAAAAGGAGCATTTGCGAAAAGATTATATTCGTCAATATTATGCACAACAAAAGAAAATTGAAAAAACGGAAGAGTATATTCGTAGAAATATTGCTGGGGTCAATTCAAAAATAGCACAGGGACGTAGAAAGCAGTTGCAACGTATGGAAAGAATTGCGCCACCAAGTTTTACTCATAAACCGTCTATTCATTTTCGAGAACTTCCCATTTCAGTTCAGACAGTTCTTGAAGTAAACAATCTTGAAGTTGGTTACGATTTTGCTCTCTTACCAAAGTTGAATTTTTCAGTAATGGGTGGGCAAAAACTTGTTATTACAGGTTTCAATGGAGTAGGGAAATCTACTTTGTTAAAAACAATCGTTGGAAATATTGCTAGTATTTCTGGAGGGTTTCACTTTTCAGAGCAAATAAAGATTGGATATTATGAGCAAGATTTAAATTGGAGCAATGATTCTTTAACGCCGCTTCAAATTATTTCAGAACAGTTTCCTAAACTGAATATGAAGGAAATACGTCATCATTTAGCTGCGTGTGGTGTGAAGGATACTCATGTTTCACAAGAAATTCGTACGTTGAGTGGTGGTGAACAATCAAAGGTTAAATTAGGCGGATTATTATTATCACCTTGTAATTTCTTAATTTTAGATGAACCGACAAATCATTTAGATGCAGAAGCGAAAGAAGCTTTGCAAAAGGCGCTAATTAAGTTTAAGGGGAGCATTATGCTCGTATCTCACGAAGCAAGTTTTTATCTTGATTGGGCAGATGGCACCTTTGATATAGAGACAGGATTAGTTAAGGGGGTGTGA
- the speG gene encoding spermidine N1-acetyltransferase, whose product MNQELKLRPLEREDLKFVHELNNNAHIMSYWFEEPYEAFVELQDLYDKHIHDQSERRFIVEKDNEMVGLVELVEIDYIHRRTEFQIIIDPNYQGYGYAAEATRLAMDYAFSVLNMHKIYLVVDKENEKAVHVYKKVGFMVEGELLDEFFVDGNYHNAIRMCMFQKQYFESK is encoded by the coding sequence ATGAATCAGGAATTGAAGTTACGTCCATTAGAGCGAGAAGATTTAAAGTTCGTACATGAACTGAATAATAATGCACATATTATGTCGTATTGGTTTGAAGAGCCATATGAGGCATTTGTGGAGCTGCAGGATTTATATGATAAGCATATACATGATCAAAGTGAACGCCGATTTATCGTTGAGAAAGATAATGAGATGGTTGGATTGGTCGAGTTAGTAGAAATCGATTATATTCACCGTAGAACAGAATTCCAAATTATTATTGATCCAAATTATCAAGGATATGGTTATGCAGCGGAAGCGACGCGTTTAGCGATGGATTACGCTTTTTCTGTATTAAATATGCATAAGATTTATTTAGTGGTGGATAAGGAAAATGAAAAAGCGGTACATGTTTATAAAAAGGTTGGATTTATGGTGGAAGGTGAATTGCTAGACGAGTTTTTCGTTGATGGTAACTATCATAATGCGATAAGAATGTGTATGTTTCAGAAGCAATATTTTGAAAGCAAGTAG
- the psiE gene encoding phosphate-starvation-inducible protein PsiE, with protein sequence MKFNIDHYIASVLQWILNIALIILSIVLSIFLINETITFIQYIFSTKEYTSYKLVESIIVYFLYFEFIALIIKYFKSNYHFPLRYFIYIGITALIRLIIVSHEEPMETLLYAGSILVLVIALYISNMRDLRKE encoded by the coding sequence ATGAAGTTTAATATCGATCATTACATAGCTAGCGTTTTACAGTGGATATTAAATATAGCGTTAATTATATTATCCATTGTCTTATCTATCTTTTTAATTAACGAGACTATCACATTTATTCAATACATATTTTCAACAAAGGAATATACATCGTATAAATTAGTTGAGAGTATCATCGTCTATTTCTTATACTTCGAGTTCATCGCATTGATTATTAAGTATTTTAAATCGAATTATCATTTCCCGTTACGCTATTTTATTTATATAGGAATTACGGCTTTGATTCGATTAATTATTGTGTCTCATGAGGAACCGATGGAGACGTTGTTATATGCGGGATCGATTCTTGTTTTAGTTATCGCTTTATACATATCAAATATGAGAGATTTGAGAAAAGAGTAG
- a CDS encoding nuclease-related domain-containing protein has protein sequence MIVKERQMPIYLRQLEALFRRLPVHHPKRDMIVESLAKHKAGYKGEQAINYPLSFLSEEKYRILHDIRLFDQNYHFQIDTIIISAYFLLFLEIKNIAGTLLFDSKFNQLIRISEGNSEGFPDPILQVKRQEEQLRKWLSLNGFSRFPIESLVVISNPRTIIKASDDNLLNTIIHSANLPNKIKWFESKYKKKAIKNVDILIRQIVANHASLRQNILEQFKIKKEELLHGVQCEVCSVLPMFKLKKGWYCSNCKAISKVAHEFALKDYALLIGDTCTNMQLKKFLNVQSSATVKRLLQTMNIPHTGTNKGRKYDLTHLQL, from the coding sequence ATGATTGTAAAAGAGCGACAAATGCCAATCTATTTACGGCAATTAGAAGCGTTATTTAGGAGATTACCCGTTCATCATCCGAAACGAGATATGATTGTAGAAAGTTTAGCGAAGCATAAGGCTGGTTATAAAGGTGAACAAGCTATTAATTATCCACTAAGTTTCCTGTCGGAGGAGAAATATCGTATTTTGCACGATATAAGGTTGTTCGACCAAAATTACCATTTCCAAATTGATACGATTATCATTTCCGCCTATTTTCTTCTTTTCCTCGAAATAAAAAATATAGCGGGTACATTATTATTTGATTCAAAGTTTAATCAGCTTATTAGAATATCAGAGGGGAATTCAGAAGGATTTCCAGACCCAATTTTACAAGTGAAAAGGCAAGAGGAACAGCTTAGGAAATGGTTAAGTCTAAATGGATTTTCTCGTTTTCCAATTGAATCACTTGTTGTGATTAGTAATCCCCGAACTATTATTAAAGCTTCAGATGATAATCTCCTTAATACAATTATCCACAGTGCAAATTTACCTAATAAAATCAAATGGTTTGAGAGTAAATATAAGAAAAAAGCTATAAAAAATGTAGATATTCTTATTCGTCAAATAGTAGCCAACCACGCTTCATTACGGCAAAATATTCTTGAACAATTTAAAATTAAAAAAGAAGAGTTGTTACACGGTGTACAATGTGAGGTATGTTCTGTACTACCAATGTTTAAATTGAAAAAAGGCTGGTATTGTTCGAACTGTAAAGCTATCTCTAAAGTGGCGCACGAATTTGCTTTAAAAGATTATGCACTTCTTATTGGTGACACTTGTACAAATATGCAGTTGAAGAAATTTCTTAACGTTCAATCGAGTGCGACTGTCAAAAGACTCCTCCAAACAATGAACATCCCCCACACCGGCACTAACAAAGGCCGGAAATATGATTTAACCCACCTCCAATTATAA
- a CDS encoding ABC transporter ATP-binding protein, whose product MIKIDNVKKFYTDKVKIGPLDIEIPKAGFTSLIGPNGAGKSTTLLMIGRLLDMDEGQIQVANMDVSESKSKDLAKVLTILRQENHFVTRLTVRQLVGFGRFPYSKGRLTKEDEVIISKYIDFLDLTNLENRYLDELSGGQRQRAYVAMVLCQETEYVLLDEPLNNLDVARSVQMMEHLRRAANEFGRTILTVMHDINFAAKYSDKICAMKDGQIAAFGTVEEVMDPELLTHIFETKIEIINGPYGPIAVY is encoded by the coding sequence ATGATAAAAATTGATAATGTTAAAAAGTTCTATACTGATAAGGTAAAAATAGGACCTTTGGATATTGAAATACCAAAAGCGGGCTTTACTTCTTTAATTGGACCAAATGGTGCTGGAAAGTCTACGACACTTTTGATGATTGGAAGACTTTTGGATATGGATGAAGGTCAAATTCAAGTAGCGAATATGGATGTTTCTGAATCCAAATCAAAAGACTTAGCAAAAGTTTTGACTATATTGCGACAAGAGAATCATTTTGTAACGAGGCTTACTGTTAGACAATTAGTTGGATTTGGGCGCTTTCCGTATTCGAAGGGAAGATTAACGAAAGAAGATGAGGTTATCATTTCTAAATATATCGATTTCTTAGATTTAACTAATTTAGAGAATAGATATTTAGATGAGCTTTCTGGTGGTCAAAGACAAAGGGCATATGTAGCCATGGTATTGTGCCAAGAGACTGAATATGTGCTATTGGACGAGCCTCTGAACAATCTTGATGTTGCGCGTTCTGTTCAAATGATGGAGCATTTAAGACGTGCGGCTAATGAGTTTGGAAGAACAATTTTGACTGTTATGCATGACATAAATTTTGCAGCTAAATACTCTGATAAAATTTGTGCTATGAAAGATGGACAAATTGCTGCTTTTGGAACAGTAGAAGAGGTTATGGACCCAGAACTTTTGACACATATTTTTGAAACAAAAATAGAGATTATTAATGGTCCTTATGGGCCGATCGCTGTCTATTAA
- a CDS encoding iron chelate uptake ABC transporter family permease subunit, translating into MITLEYKNKENVEIDSSLHNESRSASAFRSKKEARRYWILLIALIGLGLLSSYGLLVYNNPVPIDSPSFIPVVKRRIVAIVAMIIAAVCHSLSTVAFQSITNNKIITPSLLGFESLYSAIQTSTIFFFGASALINFNGIGSFLFQVVVMVFMSLILYGWLLSGKYGNLQLMLLVGIIIGTGLNSVSTFMRKLLAPSEFDILQARLFGSVNHADPAYFPVVIPMIIIVALLIFTHSKKLNVLSLGKDVATSFGVKYQPSVIYTLVLVAILMSISTALIGPLTFYGFLVATLSYQAASTYDHRYIFPMAFAIGFLIMTSAYFLMYHVFHAQGVVSVIIELFGGIIFLTIVLRKRAL; encoded by the coding sequence ATGATCACATTAGAATATAAAAATAAAGAAAATGTCGAAATCGATTCTAGCCTTCATAATGAAAGTAGATCAGCTAGTGCTTTTCGTTCTAAGAAGGAAGCAAGACGTTATTGGATTTTACTCATAGCATTGATTGGTTTAGGTCTCCTTTCTTCATATGGACTTTTAGTTTACAACAATCCAGTTCCGATAGATTCACCTTCTTTTATCCCAGTTGTTAAGAGGAGGATAGTAGCTATCGTTGCAATGATTATTGCTGCAGTTTGCCATAGCTTATCGACAGTTGCTTTCCAATCTATTACGAATAATAAGATTATTACTCCTTCACTTTTAGGTTTCGAATCACTTTATTCAGCAATTCAAACGAGTACAATATTCTTCTTTGGCGCTAGTGCATTAATAAACTTTAATGGAATTGGATCATTTTTATTTCAAGTTGTTGTGATGGTCTTCATGAGTTTGATACTTTATGGATGGTTACTTTCCGGTAAATACGGGAATTTACAACTTATGCTTTTAGTTGGAATTATTATTGGTACCGGGCTAAATTCTGTGTCAACTTTCATGAGAAAACTACTTGCGCCTTCAGAATTTGATATTTTACAAGCGAGATTATTTGGTTCTGTTAATCATGCAGACCCTGCATATTTTCCTGTTGTAATTCCAATGATCATAATTGTAGCGTTATTAATTTTTACTCATTCTAAGAAATTGAATGTTTTGTCACTAGGAAAGGATGTTGCTACTTCTTTTGGGGTTAAATATCAACCTAGTGTAATTTATACGCTTGTGTTAGTAGCTATTTTAATGTCTATCTCAACAGCTCTAATTGGACCACTTACGTTCTACGGCTTTTTAGTAGCAACTTTGAGTTATCAGGCGGCGTCAACTTATGATCATAGATATATTTTCCCAATGGCATTTGCTATAGGATTTTTAATAATGACGAGTGCATACTTTTTAATGTATCATGTATTCCATGCTCAAGGTGTAGTTTCAGTTATTATTGAATTATTTGGTGGAATTATATTCTTAACTATAGTTTTAAGGAAGAGGGCTTTATGA
- a CDS encoding ABC transporter permease, translating to MSKNMISRVENISQPQFYNHNKIWTKPFIIAVIVVIILGIISLFTGVYDIRGQEDGMEMFFITRVPRTVALMLTGAAMAMAGLVMQLITQNRFVEPTTTGTIEWSGLGLLFVYLLFPAPTLVQRMTGAIIFSFIGTMIFFLFLRRVKLRSSLIVPIIGLMLGAVISAVSTFMGLLFQMTQSIETWFVGSFANIQVGRYEYLWLIVIITLLIFMYANRLTLAGLGEDVATSLGVNYNRIVLFGTALISVAVGIVAAVIGHLPFLGLIVPNIVSMFRGDDLRSNLPWVCVIGMGAITACDIISRTIIKPFELPVSLILATVGAVVFITILLRQRKPRRLR from the coding sequence GTGTCAAAAAATATGATTTCTAGGGTTGAGAATATTTCTCAACCCCAGTTTTATAATCACAATAAAATATGGACAAAACCTTTTATAATAGCGGTTATAGTTGTTATAATTTTAGGGATTATATCACTGTTTACTGGAGTTTATGATATACGTGGACAAGAGGACGGAATGGAGATGTTTTTCATCACTCGTGTTCCGAGAACAGTTGCATTAATGCTTACTGGAGCTGCAATGGCGATGGCAGGACTCGTAATGCAATTAATTACACAGAATCGCTTTGTTGAACCTACTACAACGGGGACGATTGAATGGTCAGGCTTAGGCCTGCTTTTTGTGTATTTATTATTTCCTGCCCCGACTTTAGTTCAAAGAATGACTGGTGCAATCATTTTTTCTTTTATAGGAACTATGATTTTCTTTCTATTTTTAAGAAGAGTTAAGCTTCGTTCGTCTTTAATTGTCCCAATTATTGGATTGATGCTTGGGGCAGTTATTTCTGCAGTGTCTACTTTTATGGGACTTCTTTTTCAAATGACGCAAAGCATTGAAACTTGGTTCGTAGGTTCATTTGCTAACATTCAGGTGGGAAGATATGAATATTTATGGCTGATTGTTATCATTACTTTGCTTATTTTTATGTATGCTAATAGATTGACTTTAGCTGGACTAGGAGAAGATGTCGCAACAAGCCTTGGCGTTAATTACAATAGAATTGTTCTTTTTGGGACTGCTCTTATCTCTGTGGCAGTTGGAATTGTTGCAGCTGTTATTGGACACTTACCTTTCTTGGGATTAATTGTGCCAAATATTGTTTCCATGTTTAGAGGTGATGATCTTAGAAGTAATTTACCTTGGGTATGTGTGATCGGAATGGGGGCAATCACTGCCTGTGACATCATTTCTCGAACAATTATAAAGCCGTTTGAATTACCTGTTTCTTTAATACTTGCAACAGTGGGAGCGGTCGTGTTTATTACTATTCTATTGAGACAAAGAAAACCAAGGAGGCTGCGATGA
- a CDS encoding siderophore ABC transporter substrate-binding protein — translation MKKTMLLKLVSILAIFTLMLVACSDSSKETSKANKGDSSDKPKTVEITDAHGTVKVPVNPKNVVALDNRTFETLADWGIKLAAAPKDIMPADSAYKKDDSVKNIGNHREPNLEIIAAANPDLVIVGQRFADHYEEIKKLVPNAAVINLNFDVSEKATKPGENLVKGLKDSTTTLGKIFAKDKEAKQLIADFDKSIEKAKSAYNGKDKVMSVIVTGGNIGFAAPHSGRVWGPMYEIFGWTPALEVSNSTAGHKGDDVSVEAIAQTNPDWLFVLDRDAATSDAAKSTPAKDVISKSPALQNTTAVSKKQVVYAPEDTYTNESIQTYVELFGNLAKTLAK, via the coding sequence ATGAAAAAAACTATGCTTTTAAAATTAGTAAGTATTCTAGCAATTTTCACTTTAATGTTAGTAGCTTGCTCAGATTCAAGTAAGGAAACTTCGAAAGCTAATAAAGGTGATAGTAGTGATAAGCCAAAAACGGTTGAAATCACTGATGCTCATGGAACTGTTAAAGTCCCTGTAAATCCAAAAAATGTAGTTGCTTTAGATAATAGAACGTTTGAAACTTTAGCTGATTGGGGAATTAAACTAGCGGCTGCTCCAAAGGATATCATGCCTGCGGATTCAGCATATAAAAAAGATGATTCAGTTAAAAATATCGGGAATCACCGCGAACCAAATCTTGAAATCATTGCAGCGGCAAACCCTGACCTTGTAATCGTTGGTCAAAGATTTGCTGATCATTACGAAGAAATCAAAAAATTAGTACCAAATGCAGCTGTTATTAATCTTAATTTTGATGTTTCTGAGAAGGCTACTAAGCCTGGAGAAAACTTAGTAAAAGGACTTAAAGATTCTACAACTACTTTAGGCAAAATCTTTGCTAAAGATAAAGAAGCTAAACAATTAATAGCTGATTTCGATAAATCTATTGAAAAAGCAAAATCTGCTTATAACGGAAAAGATAAAGTTATGAGTGTTATTGTTACTGGTGGAAATATTGGCTTTGCTGCTCCACATTCTGGTCGCGTTTGGGGACCTATGTATGAAATTTTCGGTTGGACTCCAGCATTAGAAGTTTCGAATTCTACTGCAGGTCATAAAGGTGATGACGTTTCTGTTGAAGCTATTGCACAAACAAATCCTGATTGGCTTTTCGTATTAGATCGTGATGCTGCAACATCTGATGCAGCTAAGTCAACACCTGCTAAGGATGTTATTTCTAAATCACCAGCTCTTCAAAACACAACTGCTGTTTCTAAAAAACAAGTTGTTTATGCACCAGAAGATACTTACACAAATGAATCAATTCAGACGTATGTAGAGTTATTTGGAAATCTTGCAAAAACTTTAGCTAAGTAG
- a CDS encoding response regulator transcription factor — protein MRQVLVIKNERSLAKKIVSGLTQEGHFILKLHNENQGLNIAYEQDWDIIILDWDSLSISGPEICRQIRLVKTTPIIIVTNNISSEDCIAGLQAGADDYIRKPFVKEELVARVQAILRRSDYNQQNETNFFQFKDLFVDASSNIVKKGGKNLSLTKREYDLLVFLIKNKNTILSREMLLNQVWGYDVVVNPNVVDLYIGYVRKKLKCEKKDRYIQTIHGRGYSMIE, from the coding sequence GTGAGGCAGGTGTTAGTAATTAAGAATGAACGGTCTTTAGCAAAGAAAATCGTAAGCGGTTTAACGCAAGAGGGCCATTTCATTTTAAAACTTCACAATGAAAACCAAGGTTTAAATATAGCATATGAGCAAGATTGGGATATTATCATATTGGATTGGGATTCATTAAGTATATCGGGACCAGAAATTTGTAGACAAATACGACTTGTTAAAACGACACCAATCATTATTGTGACCAACAATATTTCTAGCGAGGATTGCATAGCAGGGTTACAAGCAGGAGCAGATGATTATATTAGAAAACCATTTGTGAAGGAAGAATTAGTGGCAAGAGTTCAAGCTATTTTAAGAAGAAGTGACTATAACCAGCAAAATGAGACAAACTTTTTTCAGTTTAAAGATCTCTTTGTTGATGCATCTAGCAATATTGTGAAAAAAGGTGGCAAAAATCTCTCGCTTACGAAGCGAGAGTACGATTTACTTGTATTTTTAATTAAGAATAAAAATACAATATTAAGCCGTGAAATGCTTTTGAACCAGGTTTGGGGATATGACGTAGTAGTAAATCCGAATGTAGTAGACTTATATATTGGGTATGTAAGAAAAAAGCTAAAGTGCGAGAAAAAAGACAGATATATTCAAACGATACATGGCCGAGGTTATTCAATGATTGAATGA